The Nymphaea colorata isolate Beijing-Zhang1983 chromosome 7, ASM883128v2, whole genome shotgun sequence DNA window GGTGCGAACAAATAAAATCTCTATAAAACAGAATCGACAATGAATGAAAAGTAGAGTTGATTTCAAATgggaaaaaaggagagaaacatAGGCATTACATAAACGTGGTCCTCCATTTTGGAGAACAATTGAAAATCAAATGACATGGTCAAACACTTTACGGCATGACCTTTAATTTAGTGAACAAAGAAATACAATATGTTTGTCACTGCCATGAAGCTTAGAGAATAAACATAATGGTAGCTCAAGTTCAACGAATAACCAATACATAATTCATTAGTAGACCATTACTTTTTTCTCCAAGGTTTGATTGTAGCACGCAGTTACCCCATGATTATCGCATTATAATTTGTTAAAATAGTAAATTTCTTAACGTTGAGCATCATTTTCACCAGTATCAAGCAACATCAAGTTCCCAGAGTAATACAACAACCAATAAATCTCTTATATGTTACATTCAACAATAAACCTTGCCTAAGATGAATTTTAGTTCGCTATTTGCCTCATTTCCCCCCTTTTCTTTAAGTTCAAACGTATAAATAACTATTCATGATAGACAAGTTTAAATTGTTTGGGCAATAGCTTAGAATAGATGTATCCATAACACAATAAAACTACTGAAAAACGTACTTTAATTGACCTACCGTTTGTTCGGTAGAGTTTATGTCGGTTTGATTTTTTGGTTCGGAAGGAGATTAAGCTTGCGCTGGTAGTTCccttgtgtgtgtttgtgttggTAGATTATGACTTTTGTGCTTTTTTCACAAATGTAACATTATGATAACTAGCTCTGTTGGCTCCTAAAATCCAATATAGTTACTTAAAATTCATGGGCTTTTTTTATGAATCCTGTATTTTCATGATTGTATAGGCCTTGAAACGTGGACAATCTTAAGATTTCATAcggtgagaagaagaagaaaatggtcaTCTTCAATCCGAGCTCTGACATAGAGGGGACGGGGGGACTTCACATGCATATTGTGAATGCAAGAGCAGTATCTTCGACATTCAACactacttatttttctttcatttttcctttctcttgaCATGATAGATATATAAGCATGTGTCTCTAATTGAACAGTAATGGAGCAAACAACAACAGTTATGGACCAGTAAACAATAGAACTAGCTTAGGCACGCGTTGGATGGAATGCTCTAATTTACgcatttcatttgtttatctGAGGGCTCTGCTTCTTGGGATCATGCTTCTTCTACATTCGATAATGTTTATTTGTTTACAGATGTAGAAGTTTTACTCTTCTTATGTGCTTTTACCTAAAACATGGGCACATTGTTGGATTTTTGGTGTCCTGTTATGAACTTATGATGCTGAACTGATACATTCCATGTTTTGAGTTTCCATATAAACCATTTACCACTACCACCTGCTTTCTTATCTTCAGCTGTAGTAGGTTCGTCCTAAATTGGAATTGGGCAATTGAAGCGAGGCCCTAACAATGCTCAAACATATGATAGGAATCTCCTGCTGCGTGAAGTTACTATATTGCTTCTGGGTCTCTTTTAACTTGATCTGTTCTTGAAGGTATCCACTGCGATGATCGAGGAAGAAGTCCAGTCGAAGAGATTGAGAGCACCTCTACATTTTGAAGTCCCGACATATGCTTAGTACAGAGTGAGCAACGCCAAGCTTGGGAAGGATCGTTGGAGGGGCAGAGATAGTTGGAGATCGTTGCTCATATTTTTGAAGAGGGCCTTTATTGTGCTTTTTTCATGGTTCtaaatattgtttcttttgGAGTCATGTTCTCAAGTTTTTTCTGCATCACACGGTTGTGTTTCTATAATTTTAACTCGGATGTTAAGCTGTCCAATTGATTTGTTGTTTATGCAagtttattaacaaaaaatatatattttttttattagattgCAGGCCTCAGGCAAACTGATTTCTGACAAATTTATTCATAATTGATCCCGTGATGATATCACAAATATAGAACTGTTTTAATTTTGTTGGCCTCTAATAATTGACcattaaatattttctttttaaccaaTGATAAACTAAACCCCATTACTTAGCTGAGACCATTCCATGTTTTTGGTTATACTTGTGGATATCAATTAAACAACTATGACATGCATTTATCTTAAGGCAATTATATACTGACTCAAGTAAAGAATACCTGTGCGTATCAATTAAAAAGACATTTTAGTTCAGGATAATCAATGATGAAAGATAAAATATATAGAGaggggggtggggtggggtgtGGGGGGCAGTTCTCAAAGGCTTTTCCTGGCTTGGAACCACAACTTGGCACCATTAATAAATCATATGAAAAGTAGTAACTGAGAGGTGAAATGCTGTATTTGTTAAATAAACCAATAAAAAGATCGTACAGATATTTCTTAAATCTTATTGATAGGTAGATAGAATCTTGCTTAAAGTGGCTAAAAGGCCAGAGGAGCATGAAACAACTATATTGACTGCACTAGGAGGAAACATGTAAGAGAGTATTGGAGAATAAAAAAGTGGGTTATTGCATGGGCCACTTGAATAATtgggcaaaacagaaaaggaTCCTAATAAACAAGAGAAATGGAATATTTCTGAGTCGTCCTCTAAGCAAAAGAGTTTCCTTAAATCAGAAAATACATGGTTCCCCTACATGGCTCAACTTGTAAAGCCTTTCAGCCAGTTTGCGTTTtgttgaaaattcatttttctgattACATTTATACTTGTTGTCTTCTTAAACTTCATGCAGAAACTGGGGGATCCAGTTCTTCATCCATTTCTGCAGGTACTTGTATCCACAGAAAATTGTCAAGATCTTAAAATGTTACTTATTTCATCAAGAACTTGCCCCTTTTGAGAAAATTACAAGTCAAGAATCTtcttgttatgattttttgacAGGACGTGGTCCAGTTTTGGCCACTGGCAAGGACATTAGGAACTATTGTGCTAAGCCAGCCACAAATTcttccatcgattttcaagcaGGTAACTATAGCAATATTCATTTATTGTCCCAGTTGTTGTCGTCCGTAGAATTTCTGTTACAGGTAAAACCGTAGAAGAGTTGTTTATGTCTGGTTTGATCCGTGGCTGCCACTTCTCTTCTGACGTTTGCTCCCATGAGGAGACTTGAACGAGAAATGACCAATTTGACTGAGCaccacatctttcttcttcgcCTTCAGATAACTTGgtcattttgtgtttttatcaTGATGACAAACATTGAtggaattttcaaaatattgcagtattacccaaaaaaaagtttatcACAAACTTTTTGAGAATGTTGCCAAAACTCATTTTCCCAGAATATCACAAGTagcattattttaaaaatacattctgattttttttcgcTCCTAACGCTTGGAATAATTATTTAATTTCTCATTAATGTTCCTGTAAGAAAATCAGTAGAAAACTgataatttcatttttccaattattttttgtacgtctttttttttttgggtcgtATGAGATGACAAACTTTTTGTTAATACCCAAGGAAAACCTCTGTTAAATTTTCATAACAATTGCCAAAATCAAGTGTTTAAGTTTTTTAAGATAATTTTCAATGTTAGCCTACCTTTTTCAGAAAATGCACCTAATTACCATGTTTCCAGAATGGGTATAATCTTTCTAATTTTGAAAAGCGTTTTCcataaaattattgttttgccTTTTCTAAGAGCACAGAAATCATTGATCACTTCAAAGGAGCTCGGATACTTATTATGTATACTATTTCAtggaattaaaaaatatgtaagaaAAATTATCTGCACACAAGTGTAATCTAGGAGAATAGCTAGCTTGCATCAAGACGATAAACTATATGTGAATATCATGGTCATAAAATATCACCtttgttttagaaaaattgCGTTTTTATCACCAAAACTGCATGAAATGTTTTAATGGATGAAGCTTGTTAATTTGTCAGCATGCGGCCAAAAGATATTTCTTGATGTTagcatgatattttctttttgtataaaaaacTGGATGTCGATGTattatatgttttcattttttatttaagattttaaaaactattttaaattttgtcaatatgctaaaacgaaaaaaaaaacgcgtctAAACGTGTATTTTCGCGtcttttgcaatttttatttCGGGCGGTGGCATTCGACTATAATTTGAAAAACGTTTAAATGGTAATTTGggtaaaaaatgaataaaacgtAAAACTCAAGACATTTCGAGTTCTTCGACAGAAGGGGGCGGACGAGTTTTTAAAGAGTTTAGGGTTTTCAGATTTGGGAACGGCTCTCGTGCTCAGGTAGGCTTTCCGTTTGATTTTTAGTCCATTTTCATATGTGCGTTGGACATTTTGACTTTTTGTTTACGTCCGTTAgtttctatttatttattttttttttcaatcgattagtttcaagtttttgttttcactcAATTTGCATACATCTGTTGGTCGtctactttatagtttatagtttatactaTATACCTCTTGTTTCAGTCTATTTGCATATGTGTTTAAGCAATTGTCTATCGCTGTTaaactttgtagtttgtacgtTTCTTGCTTTGTGGAATAGTTTTGTTTTCAGTCGATTCGCGTATGTGCTTAGGCAATTGTATGTCGCTGAAATGACGGTCAGATTTTATGGCTTCAGGACCTCAGTTGTTTGATACTTGACAGCTGCATAAAATGCCTAGAGGGAAGGACATGTTTTGGTCACATGCAACTCAAAGCGATGATGGGAAGTTGATTTGTGAATTTTGTTCTGAGCAATATGCCGGAGGAATTACACGATTTAAGTATCATTTGGCTGGACTTCAGGGCAATGATGCTGCTCCATGTTCTAATGTGCCTGAAAATGTCAAGCAAAGGGCAATCATAGCTTGTGGAGTTATTTCTGACAGACCCATGAAGAAGGGGAGAATGCAAAGTGGAAGTGAATCACATTCAAGTGTAGGTTCACCATCTTCAggcagcaattttttttgtggaactTTGTCTGAGGGAGGAACAGGCCAACAACAAACAATTCCAGGCATGatgaaaaaagtagaaaaagattTTGTGGATAAGCTTCTACTGAAAgcaatgttgtacgtatcgtacgatacgaccccgtatcgtacgatacgaccccgtatcgtacgatacgtatcgtatcgtttgaagaaaacgatacgatacacccctcgtatcgtaaaaagggggtgtatcggccttgtatcgcacgtatcgtacgatacagggcccgtatcgtacgatacggggcgatacaccccgtatcgtacgatacggcctaaaaacgcaaaagggggccgagacctacttattcggcttctttttcaaatttttcttccgttcttcatttctaacgctTGGATAGTGCCGTGAGGGAGGGCGATCGTTCATTTTGACCGTgaagaacttgattttcatcgtcaaatcgaagattaagtggtcgatttgtgcgtgggtgcttgattttcgtgggaaggaaaggggttttcttcatttcagacatttcttcttcgtaaggtatgaaatctcatgttcttaccatgtattcttaattttttaccgtataatcgtagatttgaagactttgagtgtttttcattaagtttaccatatgatttcgttttttttttgaagatatggatcctacatggcaatggtgcgaaagggtgaaagAGAATAACCGTTTGAAAGTCAAATGTGGCTTCTGTGGGAATACactttcaggagggattattagaatgaaacaccatttggcaggaacctccaaagatgcgtctccttgtgttggaggaccaaacaaacctttgcctccatttgtgcgtcaacaatgtttagatatgcttcatgctttacgtcaaaagagaatacaaaaagaaattgaagatgtagatgtaggctataatgtgcctttggaagatgaagaagaagaggatgaagcttatgaatgtgatgatgaagacgatagcagtctaagaacagatttggagacctcaagaggtagagatcgtagaggaaaagggattatgtatgaaggaggtcgatctggcataacgggaaggaagaggagaggcacaacagatgttagggccaggcgtggtatgcgaccacctagtggtagagttcctactggtaggtctagtgttggctctattaagagttttttcccttcatataccagcccaggtggtcagccgcagattcgtgctgctatgacatctaaagatatgctatatcatgcacaaaagcaggtagggaaatggttttatgatgcctGTATTCCATtcaatgcagctaattcttttcaattccaagccatggcagatgcaattgcttctataggccccgaattcaaaatgccatcatatcatcagttgagaggcaaaattcttcaggatacagtcaaagaagtgtctgagcattgcgatgagttgaaattatgttggaaggaaacaggttgctccattatgtcagatggttggactgatacaaggtcaagaacacttgtaaattttcttgtgtattgccctaaaggtacaatgttcttgaaatctcttgacttgtctgatgttcctaagactgctgagattttattcaatgtttttgataatgttgtacaagaagttggacctgcaaacattgtacagtttattacagataatgctgcaaattatagagctgcaggagatttgttatttcaaaagtatagaacattttattggagtccatgtgccactcattgtgttaatctaatgcttcaagatcttaatgagatgcatgatatgaaatcagccattgaccaatgtcaagaggtaacaaaatttatctataatcatgcatatgtattgagtttgatgagaaaatttacaaaaggagttgaattaatacgacctgcacaaactagatttgccacaaatgtattgactgtgcagagtgtggtgaaacaaagaactcctttgagacagatgtttgctagtgaagaatgggctgcatatccacatgctcataaaagaaatgcttctttagttgtggatattatattcaataacgtattttgggaatcatgtgtgaagctattgaaggtttgtgttccattagttaaggtTCTCAGGTTGGCTGACAGCGAGGACAGACCTTctatagggtacttatatgaggctatggacaaagcaaaagaggcaattcgagacaacttaaaggaaaagaaaaagttatatatgcccatatggaagattatagataaaaggtggactggacagcttcatcaacctcttcatgcagcagcttattatctaaatcctgcaattagattttctcctacatttaagaaggacagagaagtcatgcatggtttgttagattgtattaatgtgttagtggaagattctacagaacaagatgctgtgcacaatgagttggatctatatgatagttgttttcggaacatgggactacctgccgccgttcgagccaggacaacgatgcgcccaggtaaatacatagaaatttttaatttactttgcatttgttacatttgattcttttaaaactttcacattgatttgttatatttttgtttagatttgtggtggaataggtatgggtttgattgtccaaacctagcacgttttgcagtcaaagtcctcagccagacatgcagtgctagtggatgcgaaaggaactggagtgtgttccaacatatccatagcaaaaaaaggaataggctcgaacataaaaggttgaatgaccttgtctttgttcgatataatatgaggttgaaacaaaggtaatataggcatataccttaattaatgtttacatttttatgtacaatatatttatatgaaattatatactaacaaattttctcttatttaatgtagagaattagaaaaatcattagcaaggaagcacacatctcagttcgatcctatcagctttgaaaattttgacgatctagagccatggattgaagaagaaccagctacaatatttgatgatgaagatcttgaatgcttcaaccttgaagttgaagcaacagaaggctttgttgatgaaggagagtctgctactgctggtgctggtgctgaatatgttggtgaagatcttccaattcttgacgatgaagaagaagaagaagatgaagatgaagatgatgaagattatgaatgatgaatcatgaatgagagttaagtcaagagtgctttcattttatatgtatcaaaaacttaagagttatgaatctatggttgttgaacacttgattgaatgttttatcatttatgactttatcactttatggcttatggccttatgctttgttgaatgatattgtattattgttatgaattttgatg harbors:
- the LOC126410209 gene encoding uncharacterized protein LOC126410209; protein product: MRLKQRELEKSLARKHTSQFDPISFENFDDLEPWIEEEPATIFDDEDLECFNLEVEATEGFVDEGESATAGAGAEYVGEDLPILDDEEEEEDEDEDDEDYE